In the genome of Streptomyces globosus, one region contains:
- a CDS encoding acyl-CoA dehydrogenase family protein has protein sequence MHLEYTPAQQQLRAELRAYFAELVPQDVRARHTDPAAQKRFYRETIRRLGADGWLGVGWPVEYGGRGLSAVEQFIFFDEAAQAVVPLPLMALNTVGPTLMRFGTDEQKAYFLPRILSGEIDFAIGYSEPDAGTDLAALSCRAVREGDEETGTYVVNGQKTWTTNGDTADWVWLAVRTDPAAPPHKGITLLLVPTSDPGYSCTLINTLASHDTTAGHYEDVRVPASRRVGRENEGWRLITNQLNHERVTLAAHGTMAVRALHDVQRWAAGTKLADGRRVIDLPWVRTRLARTHVRLDAMKLMNWQMVSAVQDGTLTPQDASAVKVYGSEARRDAYAWLMEVLAAAGPLKGGSAGAVLHGELERGYRSAVVFTFGGGNNEIQREIIAWTGLGMPRVRR, from the coding sequence GTGCACCTCGAATACACGCCCGCGCAGCAGCAGTTGCGCGCGGAGCTGCGCGCCTACTTCGCCGAGCTGGTGCCGCAGGACGTACGCGCCCGCCACACGGACCCGGCCGCCCAGAAGCGCTTCTACCGGGAGACGATCCGGCGCCTGGGCGCCGACGGCTGGCTCGGGGTCGGCTGGCCCGTCGAATACGGCGGGCGCGGCCTGTCGGCGGTGGAGCAGTTCATCTTCTTCGACGAGGCCGCGCAGGCCGTCGTCCCGCTGCCGCTCATGGCGCTCAACACCGTCGGGCCGACCCTCATGCGGTTCGGCACCGACGAGCAGAAGGCCTACTTCCTGCCCCGGATCCTCTCCGGGGAGATCGACTTCGCCATCGGCTACAGCGAGCCCGACGCCGGCACCGACCTGGCCGCCCTCAGCTGCCGGGCGGTCCGCGAGGGGGACGAGGAGACCGGCACCTACGTCGTCAACGGGCAGAAGACATGGACCACCAACGGCGACACCGCCGACTGGGTCTGGCTCGCGGTGCGCACCGACCCCGCGGCCCCGCCGCACAAGGGCATCACCCTGCTGCTGGTGCCGACCTCCGACCCCGGCTACTCCTGCACCCTCATCAACACCCTCGCCTCGCACGACACCACCGCCGGCCACTACGAGGACGTACGCGTCCCCGCGAGCCGCCGCGTCGGCCGGGAGAACGAGGGCTGGCGGCTGATCACCAACCAGCTCAACCACGAGCGCGTCACCCTGGCCGCCCACGGCACCATGGCCGTCCGGGCCCTGCACGACGTCCAGCGGTGGGCGGCCGGCACGAAGCTCGCCGACGGCCGCCGCGTCATCGACCTGCCCTGGGTGCGGACCAGGCTCGCCCGCACCCACGTCCGGCTGGACGCCATGAAGCTGATGAACTGGCAGATGGTCAGCGCCGTCCAGGACGGCACCCTCACCCCGCAGGACGCCTCCGCCGTCAAGGTGTACGGGTCGGAGGCGCGCCGGGACGCGTACGCCTGGCTGATGGAGGTGCTCGCCGCGGCCGGCCCGCTGAAGGGCGGCTCGGCGGGCGCGGTCCTGCACGGAGAGCTGGAACGCGGCTACCGCAGCGCCGTCGTCTTCACCTTCGGCGGCGGCAACAACGAGATCCAGCGCGAGATCATCGCGTGGACCGGCCTGGGCATGCCCCGCGTCCGCCGCTGA
- a CDS encoding class II fructose-bisphosphate aldolase, with translation MSLVPAGALVAEAAAGGRAVAAFNIITLEHAEAVVAGAEQAGLPVILQLSENAVKFRGGALLPISRAAAACAEAAGVPVGLHLDHVQSAELLRQAAGAGFGSVMFDAARLPYAENLEATRAAAEWAHANGLWIEAELGEVGGKGGAAPLDPHAPGARTDPEEARRFVADSGVDALAVAVGTSHAMTSRTASLDHALLARLAKAVDVPLVLHGSSGLPDAELAAAVAGGIRKVNIGTALNVAMTDAIRAHLTPADPRPYLTAARAAMAATAVALLGALAP, from the coding sequence ATGAGCCTCGTCCCCGCGGGTGCGCTGGTCGCGGAGGCGGCGGCCGGGGGCCGGGCCGTCGCGGCGTTCAACATCATCACCCTGGAGCACGCCGAGGCCGTCGTCGCGGGCGCGGAGCAGGCGGGGCTGCCGGTGATCCTCCAGCTCAGCGAGAACGCGGTGAAGTTCCGCGGCGGGGCGCTGCTGCCGATCTCGCGGGCCGCCGCCGCCTGTGCGGAGGCGGCCGGGGTGCCGGTGGGGCTGCACCTCGACCACGTGCAGAGCGCCGAACTGCTGCGGCAGGCGGCGGGCGCCGGCTTCGGGTCGGTGATGTTCGACGCGGCCCGGCTGCCGTACGCGGAGAACCTGGAGGCGACGCGCGCGGCGGCCGAATGGGCGCACGCCAACGGGCTGTGGATCGAGGCGGAGCTGGGCGAGGTCGGCGGGAAGGGCGGCGCCGCCCCTCTCGACCCCCACGCGCCCGGGGCGCGTACGGATCCGGAGGAGGCCCGGCGGTTCGTGGCCGACTCGGGGGTGGACGCCCTGGCCGTGGCGGTCGGCACGAGCCACGCGATGACGAGCCGCACCGCGTCGCTGGACCACGCGCTGCTGGCGAGGCTGGCGAAGGCCGTGGACGTGCCGCTGGTGCTGCACGGCTCCTCGGGGCTGCCGGACGCGGAGCTGGCCGCCGCGGTCGCGGGCGGCATCCGGAAGGTCAACATCGGTACGGCGCTGAACGTGGCCATGACCGACGCCATCCGCGCGCACCTCACGCCGGCGGACCCGCGCCCGTACCTGACGGCCGCCCGGGCGGCGATGGCGGCGACGGCCGTGGCCCTCCTGGGGGCACTGGCGCCCTGA
- a CDS encoding SIS domain-containing protein, which yields MSQSHVAYELGTQPECWERAAELAPGRRAVLPQPGERAAIVGCGTSYYMAQAAAALREEAGQGETDAFPASEFPLHRRYDRVVAVTRSGTTTEVLELLAGLRDAGVAVTAVVGDPATPVMALAGDLVVLDFADERSVVQTRFATTALTLLRAHVGRHTAAAVADARTALAEALPDRIALHRQFTFLGRGWGVGLAHEAALKMREASLSWAESYPAMEYRHGPISITGPGTVTWSLGGAPDGLSAQVEAAGGRWVEGRLDPLAELVRVHRLAVAVAADRGLDPDRPRNLTRSVILAAGEEAVR from the coding sequence ATGAGCCAGAGCCACGTCGCATACGAACTGGGCACGCAGCCCGAGTGCTGGGAGCGGGCCGCCGAACTGGCGCCGGGCCGGCGGGCGGTGCTGCCGCAGCCGGGGGAGCGGGCGGCGATCGTGGGGTGCGGGACCTCGTACTACATGGCGCAGGCCGCGGCCGCCCTGCGCGAGGAGGCCGGGCAGGGCGAGACGGACGCGTTCCCCGCGTCCGAGTTCCCCCTGCACCGCCGCTACGACAGGGTGGTGGCCGTGACGCGGTCGGGCACCACGACTGAGGTCCTGGAGCTGCTGGCCGGCCTGCGCGACGCGGGGGTGGCGGTGACCGCGGTGGTCGGGGACCCCGCGACGCCCGTGATGGCGCTCGCAGGCGACCTCGTCGTCCTGGACTTCGCGGACGAGCGGTCCGTCGTCCAGACCCGGTTCGCGACGACCGCGCTGACCCTGCTGCGCGCCCACGTCGGCAGGCACACCGCCGCCGCTGTCGCGGACGCCCGGACGGCGCTCGCCGAGGCGCTGCCCGACCGGATCGCCCTGCACCGCCAGTTCACGTTCCTCGGCCGCGGCTGGGGCGTGGGGCTGGCGCACGAGGCGGCGCTGAAGATGCGCGAGGCGTCGCTGTCGTGGGCGGAGTCGTACCCGGCGATGGAGTACCGGCACGGCCCGATCAGCATCACCGGCCCCGGGACGGTCACCTGGTCGCTCGGCGGGGCGCCGGACGGGCTGTCCGCACAGGTGGAGGCCGCGGGCGGCCGCTGGGTGGAGGGCCGGCTGGACCCGCTCGCCGAGCTGGTGCGCGTCCACCGGCTCGCGGTGGCGGTGGCCGCCGACCGGGGGCTGGATCCGGACCGGCCGCGGAACCTGACGCGCTCGGTGATCCTCGCGGCGGGCGAGGAGGCCGTCCGATGA
- a CDS encoding DeoR/GlpR family DNA-binding transcription regulator, with protein sequence MTRKERWQTLLDLLVERGEIEVEPAAETLGVSAATVRRDLDLLAEQQLLVRTRGGAVVHGVSYELPLRYRTSRRAAEKRRISEAVAALVTPGEVIGLTGGTTTTEVARALAARPDLARSDAQGSGAPALTVVTNALNIAGELVIRPQFKIVLTGGVARAQSYELTGPLAQQVLGQLSVDTAIVGVDAFDPADGAATRHEDEAAMNRLLCDRARRVVVAADSSKLGVRAFARICPTSAVDTLITDTALPDEVAERFEAAGVAVRRV encoded by the coding sequence ATGACCCGCAAGGAGCGCTGGCAAACGCTGCTGGACCTGCTGGTCGAGCGGGGGGAGATCGAGGTCGAGCCCGCGGCGGAGACGCTCGGCGTCTCCGCCGCGACCGTCCGCCGCGACCTCGACCTGCTGGCCGAACAGCAGCTCCTGGTCCGCACGCGGGGCGGCGCGGTCGTGCACGGGGTGTCGTACGAACTCCCCCTGCGCTACCGGACGTCCCGCCGGGCCGCGGAGAAGCGCCGCATCAGCGAGGCGGTCGCCGCCCTGGTCACCCCCGGCGAGGTGATCGGCCTGACGGGCGGCACGACCACCACCGAGGTGGCCCGCGCCCTGGCCGCCCGCCCGGACCTCGCCCGTTCCGACGCCCAGGGCTCCGGCGCGCCCGCCCTGACGGTGGTGACGAACGCCCTCAACATCGCGGGCGAGCTGGTCATCCGCCCCCAGTTCAAGATCGTCCTGACGGGCGGCGTCGCCCGCGCCCAGTCGTACGAGCTGACGGGACCGCTGGCGCAGCAGGTCCTCGGCCAGCTGTCCGTGGACACGGCGATCGTGGGCGTCGACGCCTTCGACCCGGCCGACGGCGCGGCAACCCGCCACGAGGACGAGGCCGCGATGAACCGCCTCCTGTGCGACCGCGCCCGCCGCGTGGTCGTCGCGGCGGACTCCAGCAAGCTGGGAGTCCGCGCCTTCGCCCGCATCTGCCCGACGTCCGCGGTGGACACCCTGATCACGGACACGGCTCTGCCGGACGAGGTGGCGGAGCGCTTCGAGGCGGCGGGGGTGGCGGTGCGGCGGGTGTGA
- a CDS encoding LysR family transcriptional regulator produces the protein MIDPRRLRILRAVADHRTVTAAAAALYLTPSAVSQQLAALEQETGHTLLTRSGRGVRLTAAGEILLAHTHEVLAQLEKAEAELAAYAGGTAGEVTVAAFATGIAEVLAPAIARLAREHPGIRLRVRDAEGDESLPLVLDGGADIALAVEYRGAPGADDGRLSVVPLYAEPFDAVLPAGHPLADLPEVSLPDLSDSDWVGQYPGNPCHAVTLLACELAGFQPRLRHSSDDFRAVTALVGAGAGVALVPRSALRGMDLKEVQVRPVAGLPATRRVFAATRRGAETHPLLAPILEALTREAARLDTRG, from the coding sequence GTGATCGACCCCCGCCGGCTGCGCATCCTGCGGGCCGTGGCGGACCACCGTACGGTGACCGCCGCGGCCGCAGCCCTGTACCTCACCCCCTCCGCCGTCTCCCAGCAGCTCGCGGCGCTCGAACAGGAAACCGGGCACACACTGCTGACCCGCAGCGGCCGGGGCGTGCGGCTCACCGCCGCCGGCGAGATCCTCCTCGCCCACACCCACGAGGTCCTCGCCCAGCTCGAAAAGGCCGAGGCCGAACTCGCCGCGTACGCGGGCGGCACCGCCGGCGAGGTCACCGTCGCCGCGTTCGCCACCGGCATCGCCGAGGTCCTCGCCCCGGCGATCGCCCGCCTGGCCCGCGAACACCCCGGCATCCGCCTCCGCGTCCGCGACGCCGAAGGCGACGAAAGCCTCCCCCTCGTCCTCGACGGCGGGGCCGACATCGCCCTCGCCGTCGAATACCGGGGCGCGCCCGGCGCCGACGACGGCCGCCTGTCGGTCGTCCCGCTCTACGCCGAGCCCTTCGACGCGGTCCTCCCCGCCGGCCACCCGCTCGCCGACCTCCCCGAGGTGAGCCTGCCGGACCTCTCCGACTCGGACTGGGTCGGCCAGTACCCCGGCAACCCGTGCCATGCCGTCACCCTGCTGGCCTGCGAACTCGCCGGCTTCCAGCCGCGCCTGCGCCACTCCTCGGACGACTTCCGCGCCGTGACGGCCCTCGTCGGTGCAGGAGCCGGGGTCGCCCTGGTCCCGCGCTCGGCCCTGCGCGGCATGGACCTCAAGGAGGTCCAGGTCCGCCCGGTGGCCGGCCTCCCGGCAACCCGCCGCGTCTTCGCCGCAACCCGCAGGGGGGCGGAGACCCACCCGCTGCTGGCTCCCATCCTGGAGGCGCTGACGAGGGAGGCCGCGCGGCTGGACACGCGGGGGTGA
- a CDS encoding glycine C-acetyltransferase has protein sequence MFGHVREDLRATLDEIRSAGLHKPERVIGTPQSASVAVTAGGTPGEVLNFCANNYLGLADHPEVVAAAKEALDRWGYGMASVRFICGTQEVHKELEARLSSFLGQEDTILYSSCFDANGGVFETLLGPEDAVISDALNHASIIDGIRLSKARRFRYANRDMAELEARLKEAAEGGARRRLIVTDGVFSMDGYVAPLAEICDLADRYDAMVMVDDSHAVGFVGPGGRGTPELHGVMDRVDIITGTLGKALGGASGGYVAARAEIVELLRQRSRPYLFSNSLAPVIAAASLKVLDLLESAADLRERLAANTALFRTKMAEAGFEILPGDHAIAPVMIGDAAEAGRMAELLLERGVYVIGFSYPVVPMGQARIRVQLSAAHSTADVERAVAAFTDARAALAAARG, from the coding sequence ATGTTCGGACACGTCCGCGAAGACCTTCGCGCCACCCTCGACGAGATCCGCTCCGCCGGCCTGCACAAGCCCGAGCGGGTCATCGGCACCCCGCAGAGCGCGTCCGTCGCCGTCACCGCCGGCGGCACCCCCGGTGAGGTCCTCAACTTCTGCGCCAACAACTACCTCGGCCTCGCAGACCACCCCGAGGTCGTCGCCGCCGCCAAGGAGGCCCTCGACCGCTGGGGCTACGGGATGGCGTCCGTCCGCTTCATCTGCGGCACCCAGGAGGTCCACAAGGAGCTGGAGGCCCGCCTGTCCTCCTTCCTCGGCCAGGAGGACACGATCCTCTACTCCTCCTGCTTCGACGCCAATGGCGGCGTCTTCGAAACCCTCCTCGGCCCCGAGGACGCCGTCATCTCCGACGCCCTCAACCACGCCTCCATCATCGACGGCATCCGCCTCTCCAAGGCCCGCCGCTTCCGCTACGCCAACCGCGACATGGCCGAACTGGAAGCCCGCCTGAAGGAGGCCGCGGAGGGCGGCGCCCGCCGCAGGCTGATCGTCACCGACGGCGTCTTCTCCATGGACGGCTACGTCGCCCCCCTGGCCGAGATCTGCGACCTCGCCGACCGCTACGACGCCATGGTCATGGTCGACGACTCGCACGCCGTCGGCTTCGTCGGCCCCGGCGGCCGCGGCACCCCCGAGCTGCACGGCGTCATGGACCGCGTCGACATCATCACCGGCACCCTCGGCAAGGCCCTCGGCGGAGCCTCCGGCGGCTACGTCGCCGCCCGCGCCGAGATCGTCGAACTGCTCCGCCAGCGCTCCCGCCCCTACCTCTTCTCCAACTCCCTCGCGCCCGTCATCGCCGCCGCCTCCCTCAAGGTCCTCGACCTGCTGGAGTCCGCCGCGGACCTCCGCGAGCGCCTCGCCGCCAACACCGCGCTGTTCCGTACCAAGATGGCCGAGGCCGGCTTCGAGATCCTCCCCGGCGACCACGCCATCGCCCCCGTCATGATCGGCGACGCCGCCGAGGCGGGCCGCATGGCCGAGCTCCTCCTGGAGCGCGGCGTGTACGTGATCGGCTTCTCCTACCCCGTCGTCCCCATGGGCCAGGCCCGCATCCGCGTCCAGCTGTCCGCCGCCCACTCCACCGCCGACGTCGAGCGGGCCGTGGCCGCGTTCACCGACGCCCGCGCGGCCCTCGCCGCCGCCAGGGGCTGA
- the tdh gene encoding L-threonine 3-dehydrogenase: protein MKALVKHKAEPGLWLMDVPEPEYGAGDVLIRVLRTGICGTDLHIRSWDGWAQGAVKTPLVLGHEFVGEVAAVGADVRDIEIGALVSGEGHLVCGKCRNCLAGRRHLCRSTVGLGVGRDGAFAEYVVLPAQNVWVHRTAVDLDVAAIFDPFGNAVHTALSFPLVGEDVLITGAGPIGIMAAAVARHAGARNVVITDVSPERLEIARKAGATLALDVSDATIADAQERLGLREGFDVGLEMSGRPEAMRDMIDNMTHGGKIAMLGLPAQEFPVDWAKIVTSMITIKGIYGREMFETWYAMTVLLEGGLDLSPVITGRYSHRDFEAAFDEAATARSGKIILDWTA, encoded by the coding sequence ATGAAGGCACTCGTCAAGCACAAAGCCGAACCCGGGCTCTGGCTGATGGACGTCCCGGAACCGGAGTACGGCGCCGGGGACGTGCTGATCAGGGTGCTGCGCACCGGCATCTGCGGCACCGACCTGCACATCCGCTCCTGGGACGGCTGGGCGCAGGGCGCCGTCAAGACCCCCCTCGTCCTCGGGCACGAGTTCGTCGGCGAGGTCGCCGCCGTCGGCGCCGACGTCCGCGACATCGAGATCGGCGCGCTCGTCAGCGGCGAGGGCCACCTCGTGTGCGGCAAGTGCCGCAACTGCCTGGCCGGCCGCCGCCACCTGTGCCGCAGCACGGTCGGCCTCGGCGTCGGCCGCGACGGCGCCTTCGCCGAGTACGTCGTCCTGCCCGCGCAGAACGTGTGGGTGCACCGCACCGCCGTCGACCTCGACGTCGCCGCGATCTTCGACCCGTTCGGCAACGCCGTCCACACCGCCCTGTCCTTCCCCCTCGTCGGCGAGGACGTCCTGATCACCGGGGCCGGCCCGATCGGGATCATGGCGGCCGCGGTCGCCCGCCACGCCGGCGCCCGCAACGTCGTCATCACCGACGTCAGCCCCGAGCGCCTGGAGATCGCCCGCAAGGCCGGCGCCACCCTCGCCCTCGACGTCTCGGACGCGACCATCGCCGACGCCCAGGAGCGGCTCGGGCTGCGCGAGGGCTTCGACGTCGGCCTGGAGATGTCCGGCCGCCCCGAGGCGATGCGCGACATGATCGACAACATGACGCACGGCGGGAAGATCGCCATGCTGGGCCTGCCCGCCCAGGAGTTCCCCGTGGACTGGGCGAAGATCGTCACCTCGATGATCACGATCAAGGGCATCTACGGCCGCGAGATGTTCGAGACCTGGTACGCGATGACCGTCCTCCTGGAAGGCGGCCTCGACCTCAGCCCCGTCATCACCGGCCGCTACTCGCACCGCGACTTCGAAGCCGCCTTCGACGAGGCGGCCACCGCCCGCAGCGGCAAGATCATCCTGGACTGGACCGCGTAG
- a CDS encoding alpha/beta hydrolase fold domain-containing protein produces MPSLRSRALSVALVAAGRRRGLASAEAVRALVAEAARRPASHLPPRSLGRVAEISRTFVGAWPVYDASPRGAEPAARVLYMHGGGYVHELVRPHWAMVRTLVVQARARVVVPAYTLAPRGTADRTVPVAADLLSGLIEAGGEGGTVLVGDAAGAGLALAAAQRLRDRTGAQPSRIVLISPWLDLTVSHPDQEALEALDPVQARSGLREAGRLYAGTLPTEDPQVSPLRGSLGGLAPITVFSGTRDVLATDSRELVRRAREAGSEVELYEEAGLLHSYPLLPVPEGRAARDRIVELVRSAAAQ; encoded by the coding sequence GTGCCTAGTCTGCGCAGCAGGGCGCTGTCGGTCGCGCTGGTCGCGGCGGGCAGGCGCAGGGGGCTCGCAAGTGCGGAGGCGGTGCGCGCGCTGGTCGCCGAGGCGGCGCGCCGGCCGGCGTCGCACCTGCCGCCCCGGTCGCTGGGGCGGGTCGCGGAGATATCGCGGACGTTCGTCGGGGCGTGGCCGGTGTACGACGCCTCGCCGCGGGGCGCCGAGCCGGCGGCCCGGGTGCTGTACATGCACGGGGGCGGGTACGTGCACGAGCTGGTGCGGCCGCACTGGGCGATGGTGCGGACGCTGGTGGTGCAGGCGCGGGCACGGGTGGTGGTGCCGGCGTACACGCTGGCTCCGCGGGGCACGGCGGACCGTACGGTGCCGGTCGCCGCGGACCTGCTCAGCGGCCTGATCGAGGCCGGCGGCGAGGGCGGGACGGTGCTGGTCGGGGATGCGGCGGGCGCCGGGCTGGCGCTGGCGGCGGCGCAGCGGCTGCGGGACCGTACGGGGGCCCAGCCGTCCCGGATCGTGCTGATCTCGCCGTGGCTGGACCTGACGGTGAGCCATCCGGACCAGGAGGCGTTGGAGGCCCTGGACCCGGTGCAGGCGCGGTCGGGGCTGCGGGAGGCGGGGCGGTTGTACGCGGGGACGCTGCCGACGGAGGATCCGCAGGTGAGCCCGTTGCGCGGGTCGCTGGGCGGGCTGGCTCCGATCACGGTGTTCTCGGGGACGCGGGACGTACTGGCGACGGACAGCCGGGAGCTGGTGCGGCGGGCGCGGGAGGCCGGCTCCGAGGTGGAGCTGTACGAGGAGGCGGGGCTGCTGCACTCCTATCCGCTGCTGCCGGTGCCGGAGGGGCGGGCGGCCCGCGACCGGATCGTGGAGCTGGTCCGGTCCGCCGCCGCACAGTGA
- a CDS encoding class I SAM-dependent methyltransferase, translating to MRFPYDTLGDEFPESTTTAAYSAADTHTLLEALDALGGVHGLDTLDLACGHGHNTRLLARGGARRALGVDTSEDLVRKARAHAGHIPGAVAYVVADTASLPRMGPFDLVTAAYLFNQAPDRTALHGMFRSIRANLRDGGRLLATVPNAGAYPHVDWSPYGVRIVERIPAGEAPLLKAQLVGAPALEFEFREWAHSDFAEAAVEAGFSTVGWQPNRTPPADAARDEAYWTAYRAWPVSSLMTCTA from the coding sequence ATGCGGTTCCCGTACGACACCCTCGGCGACGAGTTCCCGGAGTCGACGACCACGGCGGCCTACTCCGCCGCCGACACCCACACCCTCCTGGAGGCGCTCGACGCGCTCGGCGGGGTCCACGGCCTCGACACCCTCGACCTGGCCTGCGGACACGGCCACAACACCCGGCTCCTGGCCCGCGGCGGAGCCCGCCGCGCCCTCGGCGTCGACACCTCCGAAGACCTGGTCCGCAAGGCCCGGGCCCACGCCGGCCACATCCCCGGAGCCGTCGCCTACGTCGTCGCCGACACCGCCAGTCTGCCCCGCATGGGGCCCTTCGACCTGGTCACCGCCGCCTACCTGTTCAACCAGGCCCCCGACCGCACCGCGCTCCACGGCATGTTCCGCTCCATCAGGGCCAACCTGCGCGACGGCGGCCGGCTCCTCGCCACCGTCCCCAACGCCGGCGCCTACCCGCACGTCGACTGGTCGCCGTACGGGGTCCGCATCGTCGAGCGCATCCCCGCAGGCGAAGCCCCCCTGCTGAAGGCGCAGCTCGTCGGCGCCCCCGCCCTCGAGTTCGAGTTCCGCGAGTGGGCGCACTCCGACTTCGCGGAAGCCGCCGTCGAAGCCGGGTTCAGCACCGTCGGCTGGCAGCCCAACCGCACCCCGCCCGCCGACGCGGCCCGCGACGAGGCCTACTGGACCGCGTACCGCGCCTGGCCGGTCAGCTCCCTCATGACCTGCACGGCCTGA
- a CDS encoding SpoIIE family protein phosphatase: protein MARVLVRAAGEAVRAVGGFAGGVYLRSGAGGVLLMAALTGAPGPLFRPWWRIQVNRPFPVAEAHRTGSAVYLPDAESATRRFPQLMAGLPYRYGSLYEPVTAGGDRFGVLFVLRPPTPGAAVPAVDRERLRAVAAGLAVELAALAAAGDAVEWAGDPVVAPPPGRAQGAREALDRFPRAVLSLDRGGRIRYVNAAAARLGAGGPELRGRLLWEAVPWLGHPAYEDHFRAVFMAGDPVHFPARRGRQPPGEWVAVDLYPGPDGVTVVIGGTEEPAYAPEAVVRPGADLGAPADRASALYRPVALAIALTEAVTARQVSAVVTQELLPAFGGRQLAIYLLSDRHLYLAWETGFPQGFLDRFDGVGLDARLPGVETLTSGRPIFFESMEHLAAAYPGIPLDAHVGARAFLPLIASGRPVGSCILGFDAPRGFSPEERTVLTALAGLIAQALERAQRYDSEAALARGLQSALLPHRLPERRHVTTVGRYLPGTVGMDVGGDWYDVVETAGGLLALVIGDVQGHGVAAAATMGQVRSAVRAFALSGNTPEQVVAGTNRLLIDLDPGQFASCCYVVLDPVSGRAQAVRAGHPQPLLRHADGRAEVLDLPGGVVLGIDPDAVYPVADFRLAPGAVLAMYTDGLVEMPDTDIDVGVERLRAALAAAPPSPLEETADRLIGVVRGVEDRADDVALLLASREAAPRRP, encoded by the coding sequence CTGGCCCGGGTGCTCGTGCGGGCGGCCGGCGAGGCGGTGCGGGCCGTCGGCGGGTTCGCGGGCGGGGTGTATCTGCGCTCGGGGGCCGGGGGTGTGCTGCTGATGGCGGCGCTGACCGGGGCGCCGGGCCCGCTGTTCCGGCCGTGGTGGCGGATCCAGGTGAACCGGCCGTTCCCGGTCGCCGAGGCGCACCGCACAGGTTCGGCCGTGTACCTGCCGGACGCGGAGTCGGCGACGCGGCGGTTCCCGCAGCTGATGGCCGGGCTGCCGTACCGGTACGGGTCGCTGTACGAGCCGGTCACGGCCGGCGGGGACCGGTTCGGGGTGCTGTTCGTGCTGCGCCCGCCCACGCCGGGCGCCGCGGTGCCGGCCGTGGACCGGGAGCGGCTGCGGGCGGTCGCGGCCGGGCTGGCCGTCGAGCTGGCGGCCCTGGCGGCGGCCGGGGACGCGGTGGAGTGGGCGGGTGATCCGGTGGTGGCGCCGCCGCCGGGGCGTGCGCAGGGGGCGCGGGAGGCGTTGGACCGGTTTCCGCGGGCGGTGCTGTCCCTGGACCGCGGGGGCCGCATCCGGTACGTGAACGCGGCGGCGGCCCGGCTGGGCGCGGGCGGGCCGGAGCTTCGGGGGCGGCTGCTGTGGGAGGCGGTGCCGTGGCTGGGGCACCCGGCGTACGAGGACCACTTCCGGGCGGTGTTCATGGCGGGCGACCCGGTCCACTTCCCGGCACGGCGGGGCCGGCAGCCGCCCGGGGAGTGGGTGGCGGTCGACCTGTACCCGGGGCCGGACGGGGTGACGGTCGTCATCGGCGGGACGGAGGAGCCGGCGTACGCGCCGGAGGCGGTGGTGCGTCCCGGCGCGGACCTGGGGGCGCCCGCGGACCGGGCGTCGGCGCTGTACCGGCCGGTGGCGCTGGCGATCGCGCTGACGGAGGCGGTGACGGCCCGGCAGGTGTCGGCGGTGGTGACGCAGGAGCTGCTGCCGGCGTTCGGGGGCCGCCAGCTGGCGATCTACCTGCTGAGCGACCGCCACCTGTACCTGGCGTGGGAGACGGGTTTCCCGCAGGGGTTCCTGGACCGGTTCGACGGGGTGGGGCTCGACGCGCGGCTGCCGGGCGTGGAGACGCTGACCTCGGGCCGGCCGATCTTCTTCGAGTCGATGGAGCACCTGGCCGCCGCGTACCCGGGGATCCCGCTGGACGCGCACGTGGGTGCGCGGGCGTTCCTGCCGCTGATCGCGTCGGGGCGGCCGGTGGGCTCCTGCATCCTCGGCTTCGACGCGCCCCGCGGCTTCAGCCCGGAGGAGCGCACGGTCCTGACGGCGCTGGCGGGGCTGATCGCACAGGCGCTGGAGCGGGCGCAGCGCTACGACTCGGAGGCGGCCCTGGCGCGGGGCCTGCAGTCGGCGCTGCTGCCGCACCGGCTGCCGGAGCGGCGGCACGTCACGACGGTGGGCCGGTACCTGCCGGGGACGGTGGGGATGGATGTGGGCGGGGACTGGTACGACGTCGTGGAGACGGCCGGAGGCCTGCTGGCGCTGGTCATCGGGGACGTGCAGGGGCACGGTGTGGCGGCGGCGGCGACGATGGGCCAGGTGCGCAGTGCGGTACGGGCGTTCGCGCTGAGCGGGAACACGCCGGAGCAGGTCGTCGCGGGCACGAACCGGCTGCTGATCGACCTGGACCCGGGGCAGTTCGCGAGCTGCTGCTACGTGGTCCTCGACCCGGTGTCGGGGCGGGCGCAGGCGGTGCGGGCGGGGCATCCGCAACCGCTGCTGCGGCACGCGGACGGGCGGGCCGAGGTGCTGGACCTGCCGGGCGGGGTGGTGCTGGGGATCGATCCGGACGCCGTGTACCCGGTGGCGGACTTCCGGCTGGCGCCGGGGGCGGTCCTCGCGATGTACACGGACGGGCTGGTGGAGATGCCGGACACGGACATCGACGTGGGGGTCGAGCGGCTGCGGGCGGCGCTGGCCGCGGCCCCGCCGTCGCCGCTGGAGGAGACGGCGGACCGGCTGATCGGCGTGGTGCGCGGGGTCGAGGACAGGGCGGACGACGTGGCGCTGCTGCTGGCCTCGCGGGAGGCCGCCCCGCGGCGGCCGTGA